The following coding sequences are from one Lolium rigidum isolate FL_2022 chromosome 6, APGP_CSIRO_Lrig_0.1, whole genome shotgun sequence window:
- the LOC124662332 gene encoding probable glucomannan 4-beta-mannosyltransferase 6, with amino-acid sequence MEMWLEIGEIAQTITFSEEEDQLIWKYESKGFYSSKSLANAGGEHHQAAALLASAGDAFALEVNRLLVSLSPVVDSVLEQLLRAWSFLAVPLFTGAVTLCMAMSVMVLAEKVFLGTVSAAANLFRSRRRRRPGKGRSARRGVDPAVLLDEEAGGGGGGSAAFPMVLVQIPMYNEREVYQLSIGAACRLTWPADRLIVQVLDDSTDDTIKELVRAECERWASCGVDVRYEARNDRAGYKAGNLTEGMRHGYARSCEFVAIFDADFQPAPEFLADTVPLLLRDPRLALVQTRWEFVNADECLLTRMQEMSMDYHFKVEQQAGSSLCSFFGYNGSAGVWRRQAIEESGGWDDRTTAEDMDLALRAALLGWEFVYVGAVKVRSELPSSLKAYRSQQHRWSCGPALLFKKMFWEILAAKEVSIWKKFYIVYDFFVARRIVSTFFTFFFFSVLLPAKLLFPQVAIPTWEMIYIPTVTTLLNSVGIPQRSLHLVVPWMTFENAMALHGFKAILIGLFEAGRANEWIVTHKSGNVGQKVKSVTPGDYLKQRFHGMELLMGALLLVSGCYDFLYGHGYFYLFALPQSIMYFMIGFEILGVSACS; translated from the exons ATGGAAATGTGGCTTGAGATAGGTGAAATTGCTCAGACTATTACTTTCTCTGAGGAAGAGGACCAGCTTATCTGGAAGTATGAGTCAAAAGGATTCTACTCATCTAAATCTCT AGCTAATGCAGGTGGTGAGCATCACCAGGCGGCGGCGTTGCTAGCATCCGCCGGCGACGCATTCGCGCTCGAGGTGAACCGTCTACTTGTCTCATTATCCCCAGTGGTGGACTCCGTGCTGGAGCAGCTGCTCCGGGCGTGGAGCTTCCTGGCCGTGCCGCTGTTCACGGGCGCCGTGACGTTGTGCATGGCCATGTCGGTGATGGTGCTCGCCGAGAAGGTCTTCCTCGGGACGGTCAGCGCGGCGGCGAACCTGTTCCGAAgcaggcgccggcgccggccgggGAAGGGGAGGAGCGCACGAAGGGGCGTCGACCCGGCCGTCCTGCTGGACGAGGaggctggcggtggcggcggcggctccgcggCATTCCCCATGGTGCTCGTCCAGATCCCCATGTACAACGAGAGAGAG GTGTACCAGCTATCAATAGGTGCAGCCTGCAGGCTCACGTGGCCGGCAGACCGATTAATTGTGCAGGTCCTCGACGACTCCACCGACGACACCATCAAG GAGCTGGTGAGGGCGGAATGCGAGCGCTGGGCAAGCTGCGGGGTGGACGTCAGGTACGAGGCCCGCAACGATAGGGCGGGCTACAAGGCCGGCAACCTGACCGAGGGGATGCGGCACGGCTACGCCCGCAGCTGCGAGTTCGTCGCCATCTTCGACGCCGACTTCCAGCCGGCGCCGGAGTTCCTCGCCGACACcgtccctctcctcctccgcgaCCCCCGCCTCGCGCTCGTGCAGACGCGCTGGGAGTTCG TGAACGCGGACGAGTGTTTGCTGACGAGGATGCAGGAGATGTCCATGGACTACCATTTCAAGGTGGAGCAGCAGGCAGGGTCCTCGCTCTGCAGCTTCTTCGGCTACAATG GTAGTGCCGGAGTATGGAGAAGGCAGGCGATCGAGGAATCCGGCGGATGGGATGACCGGACGACGGCGGAAGACATGGACTTGGCACTCAGAGCAGCGCTCCTCGGCTGGGAATTTGTTTACGTCGGCGCCGTAAAG GTCAGGAGCGAGCTGCCCAGCTCTCTCAAGGCCTACCGGTCCCAGCAGCACCGCTGGTCCTGCGGGCCCGCGCTCCTCTTCAAGAAAATGTTCTGGGAAATCCTCGCCGCTAAG GAAGTTTCAATCTGGAAGAAGTTTTACATCGTTTACGACTTCTTCGTTGCACGGAGGATCGTGTCGAccttcttcaccttcttctttTTCAGCGTGCTACTCCCTGCCAAGCTCTTGTTCCCACAGGTTGCCATCCCAACATGGGAGATGATCTACATCCCCACGGTCACAACACTCCTTAACTCAGTTGGGATTCCACAACGCTCTCTCCATCTAGTCGTACCATGGATGACGTTCGAGAATGCCATGGCGTTGCACGGGTTTAAGGCCATCCTCATCGGGCTTTTCGAGGCTGGCAGGGCCAACGAGTGGATCGTCACGCACAAGTCGGGGAATGTTGGCCAAAAAGTGAAATCCGTTACACCGGGTGATTACCTCAAACAAAG